The Theileria annulata chromosome 3, complete sequence, *** SEQUENCING IN PROGRESS *** genome has a segment encoding these proteins:
- a CDS encoding acid phosphatase, putative (note;~Tap-24g11.q1c.C.cand.27 - score = 32.48;~Apicoplast targetting peptide predicted by the PlasmoAP tool;~2 probable transmembrane helices predicted for TA04960 by TMHMM2.0 at aa 7-26 and 384-406;~Signal peptide predicted for TA04960 by SignalP 2.0 HMM (Signal peptide probability 0.704, signal anchor probability 0.182) with cleavage site probability 0.283 between residues 29 and 30), which produces MKLKIKSISHLVLYSLPALIVIYSSSVKASLRFASLGNWGTGSKTQKLVAEKLKEYVKNERLTYLLSPGFNFNNGVNGLNDEKWKKYFESVYNDDSGLMDLPMFTVLGSEDWLGDYNAQYNRYHQFYLNGHVPQDLSSVDYKSDSNNSSHNPRLIMPNWWYHFFTSFSTNACTSNSVSLLKSGHKDLSVGFIFVDTWVLSNQFPYKDVTNDAWNELKKTLEIAPKVVDYIVVVGDKPVLSSGKSKGDTFLSYKLLPLLKQAQVDAYVAGYDQDMELLDYEGTALVVCGSSGNKGRKSVLKSPHSKFYTEEPGFCVHELNAEGFTTKFVNGNTGEVMYTYVQPKKKRKQRQQGNELKLINKLPDVMFHPVGDLDVASYSDAFTKIIGTLGLLILGFHLLLTAGTTVAKT; this is translated from the exons ATGAAGctgaaaattaaaagtatCAGTCACCTCGTGTTATATTCACTACCGGCCCTCATAGTTATCTATTCGTCATCTGTAAAAGCAAGCTTGCGCTTCGCTTCGCTGGGAAATTGGGGAACGGGAAGTAAAACACAAAAATTGGTGGCAGAAAAACTAAAAGAGTACGTAAAAAACGAAAGACTTACATACCTGCTCTCACCAGGCTTCAACTTCAATAACGGAGTCAACGGACTTAACGATGAAAAATGGAAAAAATACTTCGAATCGGTTTATAATGATGATTCTGGGCTCATGGACCTGCCAATGTTCACAGTTTTGGGTTCAGAAGACTGGTTAGGAGACTATAATGCCCAGTACAACCGATACCACCAGTTTTACCTAAACGGCCATGTGCCACAGGATCTTTCGAGTGTAGACTACAAAAGTGACTCAAACAACTCGAGCCACAATCCTAGGCTAATCATGCCAAACTGGTGGTATCATTTTTTTACAAGCTTCTCAACAAACGCCTGTACGTCCAAct CGGTGTCATTGTTGAAGAGTGGACACAAGGACTTGAGTGTAGGATTTATATTTGTAGATACATGGGTGTTGTCTAACCAGTTCCCCTATAAGGACGTGACAAACGACGCGTGGAACGAGCTCAAAAAGACGCTGGAAATTGCCCCGAAAGTAGTTGATTATATTGTAGTAGTGGGAGATAAGCCAGTGCTCTCATCCGGAAAATCAAAGGGAGACACCTTCCTCTCTTACAAGCTGTTACCTCTTTTGAAGCAGGCCCAAGTTGATGCATATGTGGCTGGATACGACCAGGATATGGAACTTTTGGACTATGAAGGAACAGCGTTGGTAGTGTGTGGATCAAGTGGAAACAAGGGAAGAAAGTCCGTCCTAAAGTCACCACACTCGAAGTTCTACACAGAGGAACCAGGATTTTGCGTACATGAACTTAACGCGGAGGGATTTACCACCAAATTTGTAAATGGAAACACAGGAGAAGTAATGTATACATACGTACAGCCTAAAAAGAAAAGAAAACAAAGACAACAAGGAAACGAacttaaattaatcaataaaCTACCGGACGTAATGTTTCACCCAGTGGGAGACTTAGATGTGGCATCATACTCTGATGCATTTACTAAGATTATCGGTACTCTGGGACTATTAATTTTGGGGTTCCACCTCCTCCTAACAGCAGGAACCACAGTAGCAAAGACATGA